A stretch of Candidatus Zixiibacteriota bacterium DNA encodes these proteins:
- a CDS encoding 2-oxo acid dehydrogenase subunit E2: MAADVLVPQMGESVLEGTILEWKVKVGDHVSLNQPLVELMTDKVNVEIPAEVAGVLIEVLVEEGEVVPVGAIIARIEDGSGDTKAKPAQKASARKETTTAKTPQPAVAKKSAPAGASASTINRAGMSPKVKMMVREYSLDPATIKPTGPQGRVTVDDVERAVQSRSAATGYTAGPIPPPPPPVVAAAPSPGPAAAPIVNVDIPAFEPLPQAQRETRQPLQGVRKLISDHMVHSVHTSAHVTTFEDLDLTALVDYRNANKAEFRSTYGANLTFLPFIAKAVCVGLKEFPKMNASLTDEEIILKNFYNIGIAVAREDGLIVPVIKDADRKTIVELAVEIAQLGEKARTGGLTPEDVSGGTFSLTNAGMFGATASTPIIAQPQVAILGIHAIAKRPWVVDGEIVVRDVSTFGLSFDHRLIDGHTAVQFLHRVHGLLADPNKLLMQLR, encoded by the coding sequence ATGGCGGCAGATGTTCTAGTTCCTCAAATGGGTGAATCGGTGCTTGAAGGCACCATCCTCGAATGGAAAGTCAAAGTCGGTGACCACGTCTCACTAAACCAACCGCTCGTAGAATTGATGACCGACAAAGTCAACGTTGAGATCCCGGCGGAAGTTGCAGGGGTGCTCATTGAGGTACTGGTCGAGGAAGGTGAAGTGGTACCTGTAGGCGCCATCATTGCTCGCATCGAGGACGGCTCCGGTGACACCAAAGCAAAACCTGCACAGAAAGCATCGGCCCGCAAAGAGACCACCACCGCAAAGACACCACAACCGGCCGTGGCAAAGAAATCGGCGCCGGCTGGTGCGTCAGCATCGACCATCAACCGTGCCGGCATGTCACCCAAAGTCAAGATGATGGTGAGGGAGTATTCGCTCGATCCGGCGACCATCAAGCCGACCGGACCCCAGGGTCGTGTAACCGTCGATGATGTGGAACGAGCCGTCCAATCCCGTTCGGCTGCCACCGGCTATACCGCCGGTCCGATTCCGCCACCGCCACCGCCGGTGGTGGCAGCGGCTCCTTCACCGGGGCCAGCGGCGGCGCCAATTGTGAACGTTGATATACCTGCCTTCGAGCCGCTCCCACAAGCTCAGCGGGAGACTCGACAGCCGTTGCAGGGAGTACGCAAACTTATCTCCGATCACATGGTGCACTCGGTGCACACTTCCGCTCATGTGACCACTTTTGAAGATTTGGACCTGACTGCGTTAGTCGATTATCGCAACGCAAATAAAGCCGAGTTCCGCTCCACCTATGGCGCCAACCTGACCTTCCTGCCATTTATCGCCAAAGCCGTCTGTGTCGGTTTGAAAGAGTTCCCGAAGATGAACGCATCGTTGACCGACGAAGAGATCATCCTAAAAAACTTCTATAACATAGGCATCGCTGTAGCCCGCGAGGACGGCTTGATCGTACCGGTCATAAAGGATGCCGACCGCAAAACGATAGTCGAGCTGGCTGTCGAGATCGCCCAGTTGGGAGAGAAAGCCAGAACCGGTGGGTTGACGCCTGAAGACGTATCCGGCGGTACCTTCTCACTGACTAATGCTGGAATGTTCGGAGCCACCGCCTCGACACCCATCATCGCACAGCCGCAGGTGGCCATCCTGGGTATCCATGCGATCGCCAAACGTCCGTGGGTGGTGGATGGTGAAATCGTGGTGCGCGACGTCTCGACCTTTGGGTTGTCCTTC
- the nadA gene encoding quinolinate synthase NadA translates to MYFSLPTEYRQAETAELTDRIASARAKLGTKLCILTHHYQRREVVACGDHVGDSYGLSKLAAENKDFEVILFCGVHFMAESADILSSDHQQVFLANPLAGCPMADMAEMADVLEAWKFLEQFGGDEKIMPISYMNTTAGLKAFTGRHGGLICTSSNAAAAFEYGFDRREKLFFFPDENLGYNTGLKYGLKPEEMVIWDFSRDSGGLTEQQLERARVILWKGHCHVHTNFKAEHVAQVRTEHPDVKVVVHPECLPEVVSLADGVGSTKYIVDYCKQAQAGSTIAVGTEINLINRMAYEHPDKKIFELSGQTCPVCANMYRTTLNDLAYCLENYVDLKPCQVTEPDRSEALMALAKMLSIS, encoded by the coding sequence ATGTATTTCTCTTTACCGACAGAGTACCGACAAGCCGAAACGGCCGAGTTGACCGATCGCATTGCCTCAGCCCGTGCCAAACTGGGGACGAAACTGTGCATCCTCACCCATCACTACCAGCGGCGCGAAGTGGTTGCTTGTGGTGATCATGTCGGCGACAGTTATGGATTGTCCAAGTTGGCTGCCGAGAACAAGGATTTCGAAGTTATTTTGTTTTGTGGCGTTCACTTTATGGCCGAATCGGCTGATATCCTATCGTCTGATCATCAGCAGGTATTTCTGGCCAATCCGTTGGCTGGATGTCCCATGGCCGACATGGCTGAAATGGCCGACGTACTGGAGGCCTGGAAGTTCTTGGAGCAGTTTGGCGGCGATGAGAAAATCATGCCGATTTCGTACATGAACACCACGGCCGGTCTGAAAGCATTCACCGGACGCCATGGCGGGCTGATCTGTACATCGTCCAACGCAGCAGCGGCTTTTGAATATGGATTCGACCGACGTGAGAAGCTGTTCTTTTTCCCCGATGAAAACCTTGGCTACAATACGGGACTGAAGTACGGGCTCAAGCCTGAGGAAATGGTCATCTGGGACTTTTCACGTGACAGCGGTGGTCTGACCGAACAACAGTTGGAACGGGCACGAGTTATCCTATGGAAAGGACACTGTCATGTGCACACCAATTTTAAGGCCGAGCATGTAGCCCAGGTACGAACTGAGCATCCCGATGTGAAAGTGGTTGTGCATCCGGAGTGCCTGCCCGAGGTAGTCTCGCTGGCCGACGGTGTCGGCTCGACCAAGTACATCGTGGACTACTGTAAACAAGCTCAGGCTGGATCGACTATTGCCGTAGGGACCGAGATAAACCTGATCAATCGCATGGCCTATGAGCACCCGGACAAGAAGATTTTTGAGTTGTCGGGCCAAACCTGCCCGGTCTGTGCCAATATGTATCGCACCACTTTGAACGACCTGGCTTACTGTTTGGAAAACTACGTCGACCTGAAACCTTGTCAGGTGACTGAGCCGGATAGAAGTGAAGCTTTGATGGCGCTTGCAAAAATGCTCTCGATCAGTTGA
- a CDS encoding redoxin domain-containing protein produces the protein MSDSGRSEAEGQVQLAIGDPAPDFTLATHNEGELNLAWYQGRKNVVLAFYPADWTPVCSTQVPEYQKKIERFEELDCQLFCLSCDSVPCHIAWAKSMSGLDFPLMADFWPHGEVARKYGVLNRKGYAERTVFLIDKKGIIRWIERLHPADLPNNDDLFEQLAKLNA, from the coding sequence ATGAGTGATTCTGGGCGCTCCGAGGCTGAGGGGCAGGTTCAACTTGCTATTGGTGATCCTGCACCGGACTTCACCTTGGCTACTCACAATGAAGGCGAGCTCAATCTGGCCTGGTATCAGGGGCGGAAGAATGTGGTGCTGGCGTTCTATCCGGCCGACTGGACACCGGTCTGTTCCACTCAGGTACCCGAGTATCAAAAGAAGATCGAACGGTTTGAGGAGTTGGACTGCCAGTTGTTCTGCCTGTCCTGTGACTCCGTACCTTGCCACATCGCCTGGGCCAAGTCTATGAGCGGTCTGGATTTTCCTTTGATGGCCGACTTCTGGCCGCACGGCGAGGTGGCCCGCAAGTATGGTGTACTCAATCGAAAAGGGTACGCAGAGCGCACGGTTTTTCTGATCGACAAAAAAGGGATTATCCGCTGGATCGAACGTCTGCACCCAGCCGATCTGCCAAACAACGATGACCTGTTTGAGCAACTGGCCAAACTCAATGCTTAA
- a CDS encoding ferritin family protein — MAKMQLADVLKTAIKGEEDGYKFYDLLAAKATNPEAKRKLENLRNDEIAHKKVLYQLYEEHVGGEIGELPKKGLSALAEVFRKGHLDELKSEMEFINLAIEAELAATKYYNEHFKSSDNEAVKLIFERLASEENTHYELLMAEREALSGNYFWFGYDESAPQEH, encoded by the coding sequence ATGGCCAAGATGCAACTTGCTGACGTATTGAAGACCGCCATCAAGGGCGAAGAAGACGGGTATAAGTTCTACGATTTGCTGGCTGCAAAAGCAACCAATCCTGAGGCAAAACGTAAACTTGAGAACCTGCGCAATGACGAGATTGCGCATAAGAAAGTGCTGTACCAACTATACGAGGAACATGTCGGTGGAGAAATCGGTGAGTTGCCCAAAAAGGGTCTGTCGGCACTGGCTGAGGTGTTTCGAAAGGGTCATCTCGATGAACTCAAAAGCGAAATGGAGTTCATCAACCTTGCCATCGAAGCGGAATTGGCCGCCACCAAGTACTACAATGAACACTTCAAATCGTCGGACAACGAGGCGGTCAAACTGATTTTTGAGCGACTCGCCAGCGAAGAGAACACGCATTATGAATTGTTGATGGCCGAGCGGGAAGCGCTGAGCGGAAACTACTTTTGGTTTGGTTATGACGAAAGCGCACCCCAAGAGCATTGA
- the gltX gene encoding glutamate--tRNA ligase, with product MDQPEVRVRIAPSPSGYVHVGTARTAIFNYLFARRYGGKFLVRIENTDTERSDPKFTEAILSALTWLGMQWDEDIIYQADRLDIYKEHVQTLAQSGNGYPCFCTTEMLAADRDKARAEKTDLRYNRRCLKLSSDEVAGRLAAGEPHTIRLRIPEGDCTFDDMVSGELVRNSGDIEDFIVARSDGSATYNLAVVVDDHATGITHVLRGNDHITNTFKQIHLYTALGFDIPKFAHVPMILRTDKKKVSKSRGDKDVLQFRNEGVLPEAMFNYLCLLGWSPKTDREIYSVDELISSFTPDNFNPSNSVFDEEKLIAFNQEYIAATSDHDLAVLVAPLLVEAGLTTKYWLETRWEYLRQVIGTLKLRARRIVDFVQLSGYFFEFDYKYDPEAAAKQFTAENGELLTALSERFERLEAFTPETIEPCLSALAEEKGLKKGRLIHPTRLAVSGRPTGPSLYEMLAVLSQPVVVGRMRRAVEQIELTNNA from the coding sequence ATGGATCAACCAGAAGTTCGAGTTCGCATCGCTCCCTCGCCGTCGGGATACGTGCATGTCGGTACGGCCCGCACCGCTATTTTCAATTATCTGTTCGCACGCCGCTACGGCGGTAAATTTCTAGTCCGAATCGAGAACACCGATACCGAGCGAAGCGACCCAAAATTCACCGAAGCCATTCTGTCCGCCCTCACCTGGCTTGGTATGCAGTGGGACGAGGATATAATCTATCAGGCGGATCGTCTGGACATCTACAAAGAACATGTGCAGACACTGGCTCAGTCCGGAAACGGCTATCCCTGTTTTTGCACGACGGAGATGCTGGCGGCCGACCGAGACAAGGCGCGCGCCGAAAAAACCGATCTGCGATACAATCGGCGATGTCTGAAGCTCTCGTCCGATGAAGTCGCCGGGCGCCTGGCCGCCGGTGAGCCGCATACCATTCGGCTGCGGATTCCCGAAGGTGATTGCACTTTCGACGACATGGTGTCGGGCGAGCTGGTCCGCAACTCAGGTGACATCGAAGACTTTATCGTGGCTCGTTCGGATGGATCGGCCACCTACAATCTGGCCGTGGTGGTCGATGACCACGCTACGGGGATCACGCACGTACTGCGTGGCAACGATCACATCACAAACACATTCAAGCAAATCCATCTGTACACAGCCCTGGGTTTTGATATCCCGAAATTTGCGCACGTTCCCATGATCCTGCGTACCGACAAGAAAAAGGTGTCCAAGAGTCGGGGCGACAAGGACGTCCTTCAGTTTCGCAATGAAGGAGTCCTGCCGGAAGCAATGTTCAACTATCTCTGCCTGCTGGGCTGGTCACCAAAGACCGATCGAGAGATTTACTCAGTAGACGAGTTGATCTCAAGCTTTACTCCCGACAATTTCAACCCGTCCAACTCCGTGTTTGATGAAGAGAAACTGATTGCCTTCAATCAGGAATACATCGCCGCTACGTCCGACCATGACCTGGCCGTGCTGGTGGCGCCACTGTTGGTTGAGGCCGGTCTGACCACCAAATACTGGCTGGAGACTCGCTGGGAGTATCTTCGTCAGGTGATCGGTACGCTCAAACTTCGCGCCAGGCGCATCGTAGACTTTGTTCAACTGAGTGGATATTTCTTTGAGTTTGATTACAAGTATGACCCCGAAGCCGCCGCCAAGCAGTTTACCGCCGAGAACGGTGAGTTATTGACGGCGCTGTCTGAACGGTTCGAGCGGCTTGAGGCCTTTACGCCCGAGACGATAGAACCATGCCTGTCCGCGCTGGCTGAGGAGAAAGGTCTGAAGAAAGGTCGACTTATTCATCCGACACGGCTGGCCGTGTCCGGGCGACCAACCGGTCCTTCGCTTTATGAGATGCTGGCCGTACTTTCACAGCCGGTGGTGGTAGGGCGAATGCGGCGGGCAGTAGAACAAATCGAATTGACAAACAACGCCTGA
- a CDS encoding DUF3566 domain-containing protein, with product MRYELKSLGIWSFTKVSFFINLVIGFILGLLYAILLPVMVSMAELGGFPGGAMNPSEVSFTAMLVILPIMCSLFAAVFHTMIGVLLVAVYNLIVRMMGGLEFDLDPVKQARSATPVRPRAALATVDEAAVSVPPVHEPPPRRTTPPPPPPVPGVSSEAAPVADPTPPRPATDMPELSAAPPFQPTTTEIESPSPVVRPKPTEEETKDDPPSAPETT from the coding sequence ATGCGCTACGAATTGAAATCGCTCGGGATCTGGTCTTTCACGAAAGTTTCGTTCTTCATAAACCTCGTGATTGGTTTCATCCTCGGGTTGCTCTACGCAATACTGCTCCCTGTAATGGTCAGTATGGCCGAACTTGGCGGGTTTCCCGGCGGGGCTATGAATCCCTCCGAGGTTTCGTTCACAGCGATGTTGGTGATACTACCGATAATGTGCTCCTTGTTCGCGGCCGTGTTTCATACCATGATCGGTGTGTTGCTGGTAGCCGTCTACAATTTGATCGTCCGCATGATGGGCGGCCTTGAATTTGACCTTGACCCGGTGAAGCAGGCGCGGTCAGCCACGCCGGTGCGCCCCAGAGCGGCTCTCGCTACTGTTGATGAAGCGGCTGTGTCGGTGCCGCCGGTGCATGAGCCACCTCCCAGGCGTACTACGCCGCCACCACCACCACCGGTTCCAGGTGTGTCATCAGAAGCAGCCCCGGTTGCCGACCCGACGCCGCCGAGGCCGGCGACGGACATGCCTGAACTGTCGGCGGCGCCACCTTTTCAACCGACGACGACAGAGATAGAATCGCCTTCCCCGGTAGTACGACCGAAGCCGACCGAGGAAGAAACAAAGGACGACCCACCATCGGCACCCGAGACTACTTGA
- a CDS encoding acetate--CoA ligase family protein, giving the protein MKQQLDAIFRPRSVAVIGASTRKGSIGRETVRNMLLAEFNGKVFPVNPKASVILSIKAYSTVLDVPDAVDLAIIIVPKGDVREVVAQCGEKGVKGVVVISAGFSEVGKEGKRREMEVLKVVREYGMRMIGPNCFGIVNTHPDVSLNATFGKTYPMSGRIGFITQSGAMGEAIVNVAHDLGIGFSIVASIGNKADISSNDMLEYLKTDPDTDVILMYLENFGNPRNFTKIAREVVRHKPIVAVKSGRTKLGAKAASSHTGALAGLDVGVDALFEQTGVMRVDTVEELFDVAQALTRQPLPRGNRVAVVTNAGGPGILATDALINNGMEMPALSSSTVKILKKHVSAEASFANPMDMVAGAGGREFEITLNAVKNDRRYDSIVTIVVPPVTIDQLDVARCIRKGLEGTDKTLAACFMGVGLESVGMNYLREHGIPVYIFPEAAAKTLSSMHKYRQRMLHPRGKVRTFKVDEATVEKIVTRAEANGSEAIVGEDAIDILRAYGIPAVPYRYAFSPDEAVKAASKLGFPVVMKVNTPPVLHKTEVGGVMVDLRTGKEVRKAFSVLKQRILDHGEEGEFSVAMQKMISGGIETVMGMSTDPQFGPLIMFGLGGIYVEIMKDVSFRILPLTDQGARDMIRSLKSFPLLDGFRGAPSVDQDVIIETLLRLSQLVRDFHAFSEIDINPFIASPDKKQCAAVDARFIVRPSRS; this is encoded by the coding sequence ATGAAACAACAGTTGGATGCGATTTTCAGGCCGCGATCGGTGGCTGTGATCGGGGCTTCTACACGTAAAGGATCCATCGGGCGAGAGACTGTGCGCAACATGCTGTTGGCCGAGTTCAACGGCAAGGTCTTTCCGGTAAACCCCAAGGCGAGTGTAATCCTCTCAATCAAAGCATACTCCACCGTTCTCGATGTCCCCGACGCGGTCGATCTGGCCATTATCATTGTCCCCAAGGGGGACGTCAGAGAGGTCGTGGCACAGTGCGGCGAGAAGGGTGTCAAAGGCGTCGTCGTGATCTCGGCCGGTTTTTCGGAAGTAGGTAAAGAGGGAAAAAGGAGGGAGATGGAGGTTCTGAAAGTGGTTCGTGAATACGGAATGCGTATGATCGGACCCAACTGTTTCGGAATCGTCAACACACATCCCGACGTATCTCTCAACGCTACTTTTGGTAAGACCTATCCCATGTCCGGCCGAATTGGATTCATAACTCAGTCAGGCGCTATGGGCGAGGCTATCGTGAATGTCGCACACGATTTGGGGATTGGTTTCTCGATAGTGGCGTCAATCGGCAACAAAGCAGATATTTCATCCAATGACATGCTCGAATACCTCAAGACCGATCCCGACACCGACGTTATTCTGATGTACCTTGAGAACTTCGGTAATCCACGCAATTTCACCAAGATTGCTCGCGAGGTAGTCCGGCACAAGCCGATCGTGGCGGTCAAGTCCGGCCGTACCAAGCTGGGCGCCAAGGCGGCCTCTTCGCACACCGGCGCACTGGCCGGGCTGGACGTTGGTGTTGATGCCTTGTTCGAACAGACCGGCGTCATGCGCGTGGATACGGTTGAGGAACTTTTCGATGTCGCCCAGGCGTTGACCCGCCAGCCTCTGCCCCGGGGTAACCGGGTCGCTGTGGTGACCAATGCAGGCGGGCCGGGCATTCTGGCTACCGATGCGCTGATCAACAACGGAATGGAGATGCCGGCGCTGTCATCGTCCACCGTGAAAATTCTAAAAAAACATGTGTCGGCTGAAGCATCGTTCGCCAACCCCATGGACATGGTGGCCGGCGCCGGTGGGCGGGAGTTCGAAATCACGCTTAATGCCGTGAAAAACGACCGTCGCTACGATTCCATCGTGACCATAGTGGTGCCGCCGGTGACTATCGACCAACTCGATGTGGCCCGTTGCATTCGCAAGGGTCTGGAGGGAACAGACAAAACATTGGCCGCTTGTTTCATGGGCGTGGGACTTGAGTCGGTCGGCATGAACTATCTTCGAGAGCACGGCATACCGGTATACATCTTTCCGGAAGCAGCGGCCAAAACATTGTCGAGTATGCACAAATATCGCCAGCGCATGCTGCATCCCCGCGGCAAGGTCCGCACTTTCAAGGTCGACGAAGCCACGGTGGAGAAAATCGTCACGCGGGCGGAAGCCAACGGAAGTGAGGCCATTGTAGGCGAGGACGCAATTGACATTTTGCGCGCCTATGGTATCCCGGCTGTGCCGTATAGATATGCTTTTAGTCCCGATGAAGCGGTCAAGGCGGCTTCCAAGCTCGGATTCCCTGTGGTGATGAAAGTCAATACACCGCCTGTATTGCACAAGACCGAGGTTGGCGGTGTCATGGTGGATCTCCGAACCGGCAAAGAAGTCCGCAAGGCGTTCTCGGTTCTCAAACAGCGCATACTTGACCACGGAGAAGAGGGCGAGTTCTCGGTGGCTATGCAAAAGATGATATCCGGTGGGATTGAAACCGTGATGGGTATGTCGACCGATCCGCAGTTTGGGCCGCTCATCATGTTCGGATTAGGTGGAATCTACGTGGAGATAATGAAGGATGTATCTTTCCGCATCCTGCCCCTCACCGACCAGGGAGCGCGTGACATGATTCGTTCGCTCAAGTCATTTCCGTTGCTGGACGGTTTTCGGGGAGCGCCATCGGTAGATCAGGATGTCATCATCGAAACGTTACTCAGGCTGTCGCAATTGGTCAGGGACTTTCACGCTTTTTCGGAAATCGATATTAATCCATTCATTGCCTCCCCGGACAAAAAACAATGCGCAGCCGTGGATGCACGCTTTATTGTCAGGCCATCAAGGAGTTGA
- the ppdK gene encoding pyruvate, phosphate dikinase yields MSNKKTTKTKAAGKKKTASTKAASKKKATATEKAGNKKTTATKKAGKKKAVTTKATTRKKSSVKKTVAKKKVPKKAQKKVQKKVVKTAVKKVTTQRKTKSVPKQPVKAAPKGKFCYSFGGGTAEGNGDMRDLLGGKGAGLAEMTNAGIPVPPGFTITTDVCKLYYENALEVPKALEHDLETYMAKVEKVIGKKFGDPSDPLLVSVRSGARFSMPGMMDTVLNLGLTEEAVNGLAEVSGNMRFALDNYRRFIAMFGNVVMGIDKDVFEHVITKTKTERRIKQDSSLQVNDLKNIVKKYKQIIKRKTGESFPQDPYEQLRMARDAVFRSWNSPRAISYRRIENLPGDLGTAVNVQAMVYGNMGNDSGTGVGFTRNPATGAKEFYGEYLLNAQGEDVVAGVRTPQPIKQLNAEMPDVYKQLKTITGRLEMHYRDVQDFEFTIERGKLYMLQTRSGKRTVQAAIRIAVDMVAEKLITKDEAIMRIDPQALDQLLHPSLDPKAKFDVIAVGLPASPGAASGKVYFTAEEAVKQGKKKSVVLVREETNPDDIEGMHAAVGILTARGGMTSHAAVVARGMGKCCVSGAEAIRVNAAKKRFQIGKLIIKEGETITLNGSSGDVILGEVPTIEPELSGEFSTFMEWADEIRTLKVRTNADTPRDALQAVKFGAEGIGLCRTEHMFFAEDRIPIVQEMILADSVEDRQAALDKLLPMQKKDFQKIFIALEGKPVTIRTLDPPLHEFLPRKAEIDAKIAGLDKKTDEEYEEKLEAFERIIQRIDELTELNPMLGHRGCRLGIVYPEITEMQVRAIMEAACAVAKDKKEVHPEIMIPLIGHVNEFKHQKEVAQRIANQVIAKRKIKDLQYLVGTMIEIPRAALTADEIAEEAEFFSFGTNDLTQMTMGFSRDDAGKFLSHYVDHGILPSDPFITIDQKGIGQLVRMGHDKGVSVRSDLKVGICGEHGGDPDSIDFCHRVGLDYVSCSPYRVPIARLAAAQSTLRWSTTSSKKKK; encoded by the coding sequence ATGTCCAATAAAAAGACCACTAAGACCAAGGCAGCAGGTAAGAAAAAAACCGCTTCGACCAAAGCGGCCAGTAAGAAGAAGGCCACTGCAACTGAAAAAGCAGGCAATAAAAAGACCACCGCAACCAAAAAGGCAGGTAAGAAAAAGGCCGTGACAACCAAGGCGACCACCAGGAAGAAGAGCTCTGTCAAAAAGACAGTGGCAAAGAAGAAAGTCCCAAAGAAAGCTCAGAAGAAAGTTCAAAAAAAAGTCGTGAAAACAGCAGTAAAGAAAGTAACAACTCAGAGAAAAACAAAGAGCGTACCCAAGCAGCCTGTGAAGGCTGCTCCCAAAGGTAAGTTCTGCTATTCCTTCGGCGGCGGCACTGCCGAGGGCAATGGCGATATGCGCGACCTGCTGGGCGGCAAGGGAGCCGGCCTGGCTGAAATGACCAATGCCGGAATCCCTGTACCACCCGGGTTCACCATAACCACCGATGTTTGCAAGCTATACTATGAAAACGCGCTGGAAGTGCCAAAGGCGCTGGAGCATGACCTGGAAACTTACATGGCTAAAGTCGAAAAGGTCATCGGCAAGAAATTTGGCGATCCCTCAGATCCTTTGTTGGTGTCGGTTCGTTCCGGTGCGAGATTCTCCATGCCGGGGATGATGGATACGGTCTTGAATCTTGGCCTTACCGAAGAAGCGGTGAATGGACTGGCTGAGGTCAGCGGAAACATGCGTTTTGCGCTGGACAACTATCGACGTTTTATTGCCATGTTCGGCAATGTTGTCATGGGTATTGACAAGGATGTCTTCGAACATGTCATCACCAAAACCAAGACCGAGAGACGCATCAAGCAAGACAGTTCATTACAGGTCAATGATCTCAAGAACATCGTCAAAAAATACAAACAGATTATCAAGCGCAAGACCGGTGAATCGTTTCCGCAGGATCCTTACGAACAGTTACGTATGGCGCGCGATGCCGTATTCCGCAGTTGGAACAGCCCGCGCGCAATCTCATATCGTCGCATAGAGAACTTGCCGGGCGATCTGGGCACGGCCGTCAATGTGCAGGCCATGGTCTACGGCAATATGGGCAACGACTCGGGCACCGGCGTGGGATTCACTCGTAACCCGGCCACCGGCGCCAAGGAGTTCTACGGAGAGTATCTGCTGAATGCCCAGGGCGAAGATGTCGTGGCGGGCGTCCGTACGCCCCAGCCGATTAAGCAACTGAACGCGGAGATGCCTGATGTCTATAAGCAATTGAAGACGATCACCGGCCGACTTGAGATGCACTATCGTGATGTACAGGATTTCGAGTTCACGATTGAACGCGGCAAGCTGTATATGCTCCAGACCCGATCCGGAAAACGCACTGTTCAGGCTGCCATTCGGATTGCCGTCGACATGGTTGCGGAAAAACTGATTACAAAAGACGAAGCGATCATGCGGATCGATCCGCAAGCGCTCGATCAACTGCTCCATCCCAGTCTTGATCCCAAGGCAAAGTTTGATGTTATCGCCGTGGGCCTGCCTGCCTCGCCCGGAGCTGCCTCTGGAAAAGTCTATTTCACCGCCGAGGAAGCTGTCAAGCAGGGAAAGAAGAAGTCGGTCGTGCTGGTGCGCGAAGAGACCAATCCCGACGACATCGAAGGCATGCACGCCGCTGTGGGTATTCTCACCGCGCGCGGTGGTATGACCTCGCATGCCGCGGTGGTGGCTCGGGGCATGGGCAAGTGCTGTGTCTCAGGCGCCGAAGCCATCCGTGTCAATGCTGCCAAGAAACGCTTTCAGATCGGCAAACTGATCATTAAAGAAGGCGAGACGATAACACTCAATGGGTCCAGCGGTGATGTAATCCTTGGTGAAGTGCCTACTATAGAACCTGAGTTGTCCGGTGAGTTCTCAACCTTCATGGAGTGGGCCGATGAGATCCGCACCCTTAAGGTTCGAACCAATGCCGATACACCGCGCGATGCCCTTCAGGCGGTTAAGTTCGGCGCCGAGGGTATCGGCTTGTGCCGGACTGAACACATGTTCTTTGCCGAGGATCGGATACCCATCGTTCAGGAAATGATCCTGGCCGACTCTGTTGAAGATCGTCAGGCGGCTCTGGATAAACTGCTGCCGATGCAAAAAAAGGACTTCCAAAAAATCTTCATCGCCCTTGAGGGCAAACCGGTCACGATCAGAACTCTGGACCCACCTCTTCATGAGTTCCTCCCGCGCAAGGCGGAAATAGACGCCAAAATCGCCGGTCTGGACAAGAAAACCGACGAAGAGTACGAAGAGAAGCTGGAGGCCTTCGAGAGAATCATCCAGCGTATCGACGAGCTTACGGAACTCAACCCCATGCTTGGTCATCGAGGCTGTCGTCTGGGCATTGTGTATCCGGAGATAACTGAGATGCAGGTGCGGGCAATAATGGAAGCGGCCTGTGCCGTGGCCAAGGACAAAAAAGAGGTGCATCCGGAGATAATGATCCCTCTCATCGGGCATGTCAATGAATTCAAGCACCAGAAAGAAGTAGCTCAGCGCATTGCCAACCAGGTTATTGCCAAACGTAAGATCAAGGACCTGCAATACCTGGTCGGGACCATGATTGAGATTCCGCGCGCCGCCCTGACCGCCGACGAAATCGCTGAGGAGGCGGAGTTCTTCAGTTTCGGCACCAATGACCTGACTCAGATGACTATGGGTTTCTCACGCGATGACGCCGGGAAATTCCTGAGTCATTATGTCGATCACGGCATTTTGCCCAGCGATCCGTTTATCACTATCGACCAGAAAGGCATCGGTCAGTTAGTGAGAATGGGGCATGATAAGGGGGTTTCGGTAAGGTCGGATCTAAAGGTAGGTATCTGCGGCGAACATGGTGGAGACCCGGACTCGATTGATTTCTGTCATCGGGTCGGACTTGACTACGTGTCCTGCTCGCCGTATCGCGTGCCGATAGCTCGACTGGCGGCGGCGCAGTCGACTCTGCGTTGGAGTACTACTTCCTCTAAAAAGAAGAAGTAG